From Bacteroidota bacterium:
CTGCCTGCGGCGGTTGCTGTGTTTCGGTCCTCGACGTTCATGAAAAATTATTTGACGTAGTTGCCAATGCCGATCTGGTATTCTGGCCTATTGCGCTCGATATTAAATACAAGGACGTGGAAGAAATGGCCGATCAGCACATCGATGTTACACTGTTCAACGGCGCTGTCCGTAACAGTGAAAACGAACACATGGCCAAACTGCTTCGTCAGAAATCAAAAATTTTAATTGCTTACGGTTCGTGTGCACATATGGGCGGTATCCCCGGACTTGCCAACTTCTCAACAAAAGAAGACCTGATGCGCCGTGTTTATGAAGAAAGCGAATCAACTGAAAATCCCGGAAAAATCAGACCTCAGCCCGAAAATGATGTACCCGAAGGTCATCTTCATATTCCTCATTTCTATGAAGATGTAATGACACTCGGCCAGATTGTTGATGTTGATTATTACCTTCCGGGATGCCCGCCTCAGACAGAACGTCTGGTGGAAGTATTCATGGCCGTTGTTACCGGCGCCGAACTGCCTCCGAAAGGATCGGTTATTGGTGGTGGCGAACGCGTACAGTGCGACGATTGCAAACGCAAGAAATCAGAAAAAAAAGGAATCAAGAAATTCTTCCGCCCCTGGGAAGTTACCGACGATGGTGAGACCTGTCTTAACGAACAGGGCATACTGTGCATGGGACCTGCAACCCGCAGCGGATGCGGCGTACGCTGCATAGAAGGCAATGCACCCTGCCGCGGATGCTACGGACCGCTTGATAATATTCCCGATCCCGGAGCCAAAATGATGTCGGCCATCGCTTCAATGATGGAAGGCCGCGAGGAAGAAGAGATCGACAAAGCATTGGAATCAGTTATTGACCCTGCCGGCACATTCTACAGGTTCAGCCTGCCCGGCTCAATATTAAGGAGGAAACAGAAATGAAACACTATTGCATAGACCCGGTTACCCGTCTTGAAGGACACGGCAAAATTGATATCTTCTGCAACGACGACGGAGATGTTGAGAATGTATACTTTCAGGTCCCCGAATTAAGGGGTTTTGAAAAATTCCTTGAAGGACGCGCTATTGAGGACGTTTCACAAATTGTAACCAAAATTTGCGGCGTATGTCCCGGATGCCACCACATGGCAGCCGGCAAGGCTGCTGATGCCGTTTTTGGTGTTCAGCCCACTCCTACCGCAAAAATGATCAGGGAATTGTTCTATATGGCACACTTTGTTCACAGCCATATTGCGCATTTCTATGCTCTGGGTGCTCCCGATTTCGTAGTCGGACCGCAGGCAAGCAAAGCAGAACGTAACGTACTTGGCGTAATTGCCAAGGTAGGTAAAGAAATAGGCACCGAAGTGCTCAAACAAAGAAGAATTGCTCAGGAAATACAGGCATTGCTTGGCGGACATCAGACACATGTTGTTATGAATGTTCCGGGTGGAGTGCGTAAAGGCCTGAAAGAAGAGCAGCGCAAAGACATCCTTGAAAAAGCAAAAGGCTTCGTTGAATTCTCCAAATTCTCCATGAAAGTTTTCAATGATATCGTGCTGGCGAATAAAGATTATGTTGACATCATCGTAAATGGACCGTATTCTCTGAAGATTCACTCCATGGGTCTGGTAGATGAGAATAACAAAGTAAATTTCTATGATGGCAAAGTGCGCGTGGTTGATACCGCCGGCAAAGAAATGTTTAAGTATGAGCCTAAGGATTACCGCGAATATGTAAGTGAGCGCGTAGAGCCATGGAGCTATCTCAAATTCCCCTATCTGAAAAAAGTAGGCTGGAAAGGCTTTGTAGAAGGTCAGGATTCAGGCGTATATCATGCAACACCTCTTTCACGACTCAATGCCGCCGATGGTATGGCAACTCCTGTTGCACAGGAAGAATATGAAAGAATGTTCGCAACCCTTGGCGGAAAGCCGGTAAATAACACACTGGCCATGCACTGGGCTCGCCTCATTGAGCTGATTTATTCAGCCGAAAGAGCCGTTGAGCTGGTAAGTATGCCTGAGATTTGCAGTGACGACCTTCGTGCCAAAATATTCAATACGCCTACCGAAGGTGTTGGTACTGTTGAAGCACAACGCGGAACGCTCACCCATCATTACTGGACCGACGCAAACGGTATGGTAACAAAAGCCAACCTCATTGTTGGAACTACCAATAATAATGCGCCTATTTGCATGTCTATCAAAAAGGCAGCGCAGGGCTTTATTAAAAAAGGTGTTGTTGTTGATGATGGCATTCTGAACCTGGTTGAGATGGCATTCCGTGCCTACGACCCGTGTTTCTCATGTGCCACGCACAGCCTTCCGGGCAAGATGCCGATGATTGTTAACTTCCGCAACATGGACGGGACTATCACCCGTGAAGTTCGCAGGGATTAACAGAACATACAGTAACAGTAAAAGCCGCTTCAGAAATGAGCGGCTTTTTTTATAATCCGGGTAACACCTTTTTAATAAAATCCAATAGACAGTAGCACCATACATTTTCGCGCTGCCGGTAAGGATCTCCGAAGGGAATAATTACAAAGTTCCTGGGGGTTTTCAGGTCATCAATGCTCTGATAAAAACCCTTTGCAATACTCGGTGCCAGTGACATTTTAATTTCAATGGCGGCCACCGGTCTTGTCCCTTTTACAAGAAGTAAATCAATCTCAGCACCTTGGTGCGTGCGGTAATAGTACAGGTCAATATGCGGCTTTTTTGCGTACCGTATCTGTTCAATCACATAACCTTCCCACGATAGTCCTGCAATAGGGTGTCCAAGTAAATCATCATAATCAGCAATCCGGTTCAGATAATGCAGAATGCCGGTATCATTGAGGTACAGCTTGGGCGATTTTACCAGACGCTTATTCAGGTTTGATGCCCATGGCATCAAGCGTGTAACCAGAAATGCGCCTTCCATATAGTACAAATAGCGGTTCACTGTAGGAATAGAGATTCCCAATGAACGTGCATACATTTCTTTATTCCAAAGGCCACCGTTATTTGCTGCGAGCATCTGCCAGTAGTTCCGGATAATATGTGATGAGAATCCGGTACCGAACAGCTCAGGCATTTCATGTTCAATATAGGTTTTGGTAAAATCAGCAAACCATTTTGTACGTTTTTCCCGGTTCGTTGCCGTAAGTGGCAACGGGAAGCCCCCTCTGATCCAATGTTCAATGATGGATATTCCGGAATCGGCCGCTTCAGAAATGGTAATACCCGGCAGCTCAACAAAAGCAATTCTTCCTGTAAGTGATTCTGAAACTCCTTTTACAAGAAACGGACTCGAAGAACCAAGTATCAGAAAACGCCCGTTGCGGCGCTTATCATCAATTAAAGCCCTGAGCAAAGGATATAGCTGTGGCATTCGCTGAATTTCGTCAATGATAATGAGTTTATCTGAATGAGCTTTCAGGTAAAGTTCAGCATCAGCATTCAGGCGCTGCCAGTGCGAAGGGTATTCCAGATCAAGATAAATACACTTGTTACGTCGCTGCTTCATAATGGTTTTGGCAAGCGTGGTTTTGCCGCTTTGCCGTGCTCCCAGTATGGCAACACATGGAAATTCCTTCAGCCATTTGGATATTTCCTTTATGGTATTTCGTGGAATCATGCCACAAAGATAATCATTTTTCCATGAAAATCGCTATGCGCACATACTTTTTTTCATGGTTTATTTATTTTTTTATCCATGAAAATCGCTATGTTGACTTAGTGATTTTCATGGATGATATTTTTTTCAATTTTATTTATTTAATTGATTTACTAATTTTTACAAATTTGCATTAACTTTTTATTTACTATTTATTAACATTGTATAATTTGATAAAATAACTAATGAATTATTCTTCAAAATAATGCCAGTATTGTGGATGAATCAGAATGATAATGCGTTGGCCGGAGAGCATTTGATCGGGATGAATCATACAATCAGGCATTACATGGTCAATATCATTGTAATCCTTGTTATGATCCAGAAAATATGCTTCATAGGTAAGCCCAAAATCTTTCATTGCAGCATGTTTCATCACAACAGTATCAGAATTCATAATGATAAAATCATTATTGGGGCGGTCTGGTGTAGTTCTGGTTTTACATTCATTCCAGAAATAATAATTGTTATAACCGTACTTTGGACTGAAAATACTCCCGTGGGCCGATGTGCCTACAATATGGATACCATGGCTCCTTAGCCAGGTCAGTTCAGAACGCAAGAATTCTACAGCATCTTGTTTGTATATCACATCAAGTGTTACCAGATCATTATGCCAGCCAATCTCGTGTCCGTAGCTTTGGATTCTTTGAAGCACCGGAACAATCGCTTCATTATGGACAATCTTATTATCAGCGTTTTCAAGATAATAATCCGACGTATGTAAGATATAGTAAGATCCACGGATATGATGCGCGTACTCAAGAGTTGCCATATAAAGAGCCCTTTCCAAATCTGCATCAACATCATGCTTGATAGCTATCACAACTTTACCGGGTGCATAAGTACTATTCAGCTGTTTAAGCGGTACAACAACAAATCGGGAAGTATCAGAAATTATATGTAAAAACGCTTCATAGCGTTCATAGGTCAACCCGGAATCAGACTGAATTGTTTTCAGACTCTCTAAAGAAATTATTATCAATACTGTACCCGCAATTAAAAAAACTGCAATTTTTCTGAAATAGCGAAATATTGA
This genomic window contains:
- a CDS encoding oxidoreductase translates to MENEKPKLKLAIYWGAACGGCCVSVLDVHEKLFDVVANADLVFWPIALDIKYKDVEEMADQHIDVTLFNGAVRNSENEHMAKLLRQKSKILIAYGSCAHMGGIPGLANFSTKEDLMRRVYEESESTENPGKIRPQPENDVPEGHLHIPHFYEDVMTLGQIVDVDYYLPGCPPQTERLVEVFMAVVTGAELPPKGSVIGGGERVQCDDCKRKKSEKKGIKKFFRPWEVTDDGETCLNEQGILCMGPATRSGCGVRCIEGNAPCRGCYGPLDNIPDPGAKMMSAIASMMEGREEEEIDKALESVIDPAGTFYRFSLPGSILRRKQK
- a CDS encoding Ni/Fe hydrogenase subunit alpha gives rise to the protein MKHYCIDPVTRLEGHGKIDIFCNDDGDVENVYFQVPELRGFEKFLEGRAIEDVSQIVTKICGVCPGCHHMAAGKAADAVFGVQPTPTAKMIRELFYMAHFVHSHIAHFYALGAPDFVVGPQASKAERNVLGVIAKVGKEIGTEVLKQRRIAQEIQALLGGHQTHVVMNVPGGVRKGLKEEQRKDILEKAKGFVEFSKFSMKVFNDIVLANKDYVDIIVNGPYSLKIHSMGLVDENNKVNFYDGKVRVVDTAGKEMFKYEPKDYREYVSERVEPWSYLKFPYLKKVGWKGFVEGQDSGVYHATPLSRLNAADGMATPVAQEEYERMFATLGGKPVNNTLAMHWARLIELIYSAERAVELVSMPEICSDDLRAKIFNTPTEGVGTVEAQRGTLTHHYWTDANGMVTKANLIVGTTNNNAPICMSIKKAAQGFIKKGVVVDDGILNLVEMAFRAYDPCFSCATHSLPGKMPMIVNFRNMDGTITREVRRD
- a CDS encoding ATP-binding protein, whose translation is MIPRNTIKEISKWLKEFPCVAILGARQSGKTTLAKTIMKQRRNKCIYLDLEYPSHWQRLNADAELYLKAHSDKLIIIDEIQRMPQLYPLLRALIDDKRRNGRFLILGSSSPFLVKGVSESLTGRIAFVELPGITISEAADSGISIIEHWIRGGFPLPLTATNREKRTKWFADFTKTYIEHEMPELFGTGFSSHIIRNYWQMLAANNGGLWNKEMYARSLGISIPTVNRYLYYMEGAFLVTRLMPWASNLNKRLVKSPKLYLNDTGILHYLNRIADYDDLLGHPIAGLSWEGYVIEQIRYAKKPHIDLYYYRTHQGAEIDLLLVKGTRPVAAIEIKMSLAPSIAKGFYQSIDDLKTPRNFVIIPFGDPYRQRENVWCYCLLDFIKKVLPGL